The genomic interval TCTATAAACAGTAGGCTAGCTTTGCTATGTTCATTTTGCTGATTTAAAAAATACTTGACTTCGCTTAGCTGGTTTAGGCGACGATGTTACATTCAGCTCTATATACACGCTATTACAAATTTTCATTTTATAATTTCATAAATAAATATCGTTTCCATGGATCGTTTTTATCTGGTAATACTTCTTCAATAAATTGAAAAAATTTATTTGAATGCTCTATTAATTCATCAATTGTATGTTCATAAAAATCACGATCATACTCTACTCCTTCAACTACAGCATAGCTACTTTTTTCATTTTTTCCTGTACCATCTCTGACCATTACAAGCATTAAACCACTATCTTTAATAACTTGACTACTATTTTTGAATGCTTGCTCCAGCTTTTCATTAGGTAAATGTACAAACCCTGCAATAACAATTATCCCATCTACACTTCCTACAAATGTGAAATCCTCTAACATATCTCCAATATAGAATTGTATATCTGGATTTTGCTTTCTTGCAATATTAATACTCTCTTGACTAAAATCTAAACCTACAACTTCTGCTCCTAAATTAAATAGACGCATGCTATCATAACCAGCCCCGCAACATAAATCTAGTATTCTAGGTTTTTGCGGAAATCTATTAATAAAATCTTCAAGGCATGGAAATATAGATTCATCCTTGTAAAATCTAGAAGCCCATTCTGAACATGTCTTGTCATAAAACTCCTTAATCCCCTTCATCTTACTCCCCCTTTAATCACTCCAGTTTAAAAGACCCCAAAAGAATACTCTGAAATGAATGTAACATTGTTGCCTAACGTTCTGTGTTTACGACGTTTCTCAACCTTAGAAAGAGCCGCTCATGCCCTGCCAAGGGCTAATGTGGCGACTGTCCCGACGGGCTTAGGATGAGGAATGTGTGAGGGCGACCTATTAGGAATACCTCTTAGTGCCCCAAAAGAACTCCCCTACCCGAACGAACGTAAACATATTGTTATGCGAAGGAATCTGCGTCAGCTCGGCAACCATCTTCAACCATTCTGCGAATAATCTCATTTGAATCATACTTAAACTCAAGAAGTTTATCTTCATTCAAGCTGAAATTCTTAATCATCACTTCTACAATCTTAGTTCTACACAGAGAACATCGACCATCTAAATACATGTGATTGAGTAACTTAAAATTATTCACATTACAATTATCAATAATATATCCAAAGTTCATTATGATAGAGTGCATTATGTCCTCATCACTTACGGAGCAAATCTGCCGGTAAATCAATTCTGAATCCTTATCGTTGTAATTATATGTGAGCAAAGGTAAGTACTCATACCAATTCTCCTTAACTTGAATATTGCTCATCGCGATCCTATATATATCTTGTGATTGGAATTCTTTTAATAGTTCTATTGCTGAGGAAACTACCTCATCATTATCCGAATCCAACCACTTTAGAATTGGAGTATACTTAAGTGGAAACTTCCGCCTTCTAAAAACTGATAATAATCTCAGCACAACATTCTCCTCTGTAGCAACCAGTAAATCATATGCAGCTTTAAGAATATCTTTGTCGCTTGCTTCTTTACCCCAAACAAACATAAAATGCTTATTATACTTATTAAGATTATCTTTCACCACGTCATAGCTTACTTCATACTTAAGTCTTCCAGTAGATTCAAACTTATGGTCATTAATCAAATAATCTTTAAATCGAGGATTGCCTAGCATAAAAGGAGAAAGAATATCAAGGAGCTTATCTAGCCCATACTTCTCTTTTAACTCAAGGCAAAGAAAATAATCACCATCAAAATTCTCATCGAATAAAAATCTTTCCGCAATATTCTTGAATACAAATTGGATGCCTTTACTACCTTCAGCAGTTATAATCTCATCGCTACCAATATAAGAACTCCAACCTTCTGAATACCTCAAATTTTTATGCATGAACTCTAAGGCACTCTTATTTCCCTTACTGTAAAAAATCCCTGCAAGTTCAAAACATTGCTCCAAATCATATTCTTCTCTATCATTCATGATTTCAAGAATTCGTCTCTGCAAGATATCCCTTGCTCCCGAAAAATTGATTGCATTCCACAAATAATGGCCTCTACCACCTTCACACTGTTTATCATAAACATAGCATTTAGTAGAGATATTGAAAATCGCCTCTATGTGTTCATCAGAAGCTTTGTTATTCATCAAAAATGTAATTGCATTTCCTGTCCCATTCTTTAAGGACTTCTCAAATTCAGTTAAATTCATACATCCTCCAATACAAAGCAGATTCTTTTGCATAACGTTACGGATTTGCGACGTTTCTCAACCTTAGAAAGAAGGTGCTCATGCCCTGTTAGGGGCTAATGTGCAGAGTGCTCCGACGGACTTAGGTTGAGGAATCTGTGAGGGCAATTCCCATAGAGCTTTTTGTCCCATGCCCGAACCTTGTGCAAATTTATTGTTAGGCGATGTTAACATAATCACTATGTTATTCACATCAACTTATACGATTATTTTACATCCTTCCTAATTCTCTTAGATACTTTTTTAGAGCTTGTAAATTATTCTCAATCGTTAAGCAGTCTATTTCTTCAATATCTAGCACGCTATAATTATCATATCTCTTGCTATAGAAAGGATATCTTAGATTATTATGTAGTTGATTATACCTTACGTTTCCTAGTACAAAAGTATTGATTTGATTTCTAATTTGCAACCTAACATTCTCATTAGTAGTTATTATCTCCAATAAAAAATCTATCGCCTTGTCCAGTGAATGATCTCTATTTTTATCTCTAAAATACTCTATATTAGGATTAACTATTGTAAATATCTTAGCCCTAATATATTTCTCCATAGCTTGTATATAAAAATATGTAGCTTGTCTATACATCCTATTAAATTTC from Vallitalea okinawensis carries:
- a CDS encoding HEPN domain-containing protein; protein product: MAIIGKIARDVDVNETYYRLAQDDEKAAEMLKFNRMYRQATYFYIQAMEKYIRAKIFTIVNPNIEYFRDKNRDHSLDKAIDFLLEIITTNENVRLQIRNQINTFVLGNVRYNQLHNNLRYPFYSKRYDNYSVLDIEEIDCLTIENNLQALKKYLRELGRM
- a CDS encoding class I SAM-dependent methyltransferase; the protein is MKGIKEFYDKTCSEWASRFYKDESIFPCLEDFINRFPQKPRILDLCCGAGYDSMRLFNLGAEVVGLDFSQESINIARKQNPDIQFYIGDMLEDFTFVGSVDGIIVIAGFVHLPNEKLEQAFKNSSQVIKDSGLMLVMVRDGTGKNEKSSYAVVEGVEYDRDFYEHTIDELIEHSNKFFQFIEEVLPDKNDPWKRYLFMKL